The following DNA comes from Acidimicrobiales bacterium.
TCTCGGGCCGGCTGGAGCTGGCACCCGGGGAGTCCGAGCACGACGCCATGGCCGGCGGGGTGGCGGTGGCGCTCAAGCGCGCCGCTCTGTTCGGGCGGGCGCCCGTCATCGCAGATCTGGAGCTGGCCTTCACCCTCTTCGGCTTCCTCGGGGACGGTCCCGAGGACCTCGTCGCAGCCCGCCGGGAGATCTTTGCCGGGGCCGGTCACCACTACTGGCAGACGAGATGGATTGCCGACCGGGTGCCCGAGGCGACGCTGCGGCTCACTCCGGCCCAGGTACGGGAGCGCCTGGGTCCGTGGCGGGAGCTGATGACGGAGGGCTAGCGGTCTCCGCCCGCTGGGCGGCGTCCCCACGCCACGGTCCGACGGCCGAGGCCAGCATGGCGGAGTTGGGGATGTTGAGCGGCAGCCCGTCACTCTCCAAGGTCACGTAGGTCAGCCCGATCCCCGTCACCACCCCGTCCAAAGGCCCGTTCAGCGATCCCGAGCGGATGAAGATGTGGTCCCCCACGGCGAACGGGCGGACGAACAGCAGCACCAGCCCGGCGAACACGTTGCCGAGGACCTGCTGTAGGGCGATGCCGAGGACCACGCCGGTGAGCGCCCCTCCGACCAGGAGGTGCTGGACCTGTACGGCCAGGATGTCCAGGCCGACGAACACAGCCACGACGTAGCCGACGAAGGTGACCAGCACGCCGAGGGCCGACGCCGCCGAGGTGCCCGCCCGGGGGGTCACGACGCGGGAGACCTCCGCCGTTACCGAGCGCACGGCGAGCACGG
Coding sequences within:
- a CDS encoding mechanosensitive ion channel domain-containing protein, which encodes MLGHPQLSRMRLGRTLLFTAGAVVALSLGTTLGDVHGHLLRQKLFAWIGAAAFLAFAVLAVRSVTAEVSRVVTPRAGTSAASALGVLVTFVGYVVAVFVGLDILAVQVQHLLVGGALTGVVLGIALQQVLGNVFAGLVLLFVRPFAVGDHIFIRSGSLNGPLDGVVTGIGLTYVTLESDGLPLNIPNSAMLASAVGPWRGDAAQRAETASPPSSAPATDPGAPVPGPE